The Enterococcus rotai genome includes a window with the following:
- a CDS encoding PTS sugar transporter subunit IIB produces the protein MAKKTIMLVCSAGMSTSLLVTKMQKAAEDRGMEADIFAVSASDADNNLEAKDVNVLLLGPQVRFMKSQFEQKLAPKGIPFDVINMSDYGMMNGEKVLDQAIALMDQ, from the coding sequence ATGGCTAAAAAAACAATTATGCTAGTATGTTCAGCAGGAATGAGTACCAGTTTATTAGTAACAAAAATGCAAAAAGCAGCAGAAGATCGTGGAATGGAAGCAGACATCTTTGCAGTATCGGCATCAGATGCAGATAACAACCTAGAAGCTAAAGATGTAAACGTATTACTTTTAGGCCCACAAGTTCGTTTCATGAAATCACAATTCGAGCAAAAATTAGCACCTAAAGGAATTCCTTTTGACGTGATCAACATGTCTGATTATGGCATGATGAACGGCGAAAAAGTCTTAGATCAAGCAATCGCTTTGATGGATCAGTAA
- a CDS encoding aminopeptidase produces MSLPNFNEILKKYARLIVETGVNVQKGHSIVLQISVDQAPLARLITEEAYKLGAGEVIVQWSDDLVQREFLLHADEKYLDNIPQYKIDQTDDWVNKGASRISVVSANPDALAGVDADRVAAFQAASGKALVNLRKATQANKVSWTVAAAAGKEWAAKVFPDLTDSESQVDALWDEIFKTTRVYEADPVAAWKAHDNKLATKADELNKEQFSALHYTAPGTDLVIGLPKNHLWEGAGSDNVRGEKFMANMPTEEVFTAPDRRRVDGVVSSTKPLSYAGTTISGMKFTFKDGKVVDFSAEQGEEVLAKLLETDEGARHLGEVALVPDPSPISQSGIIFYNTLFDENASNHLAFGSAYAFNLQGGTEMSEEELKEAGLNRSHTHVDFMVGSDQMDIDGIREDGTRVPIFRNGDWA; encoded by the coding sequence ATGTCATTACCAAATTTTAATGAGATTTTAAAAAAATACGCTAGACTGATTGTTGAAACTGGTGTCAACGTTCAAAAAGGACACAGCATCGTTTTACAAATCAGCGTTGATCAAGCACCACTGGCTCGTTTGATCACAGAAGAAGCCTATAAATTAGGTGCTGGCGAAGTGATCGTTCAGTGGAGTGATGATCTTGTGCAACGTGAATTTTTACTACATGCTGATGAAAAATATTTGGATAATATTCCTCAATATAAAATAGATCAAACAGATGACTGGGTTAACAAAGGAGCTAGTCGTATCAGTGTTGTCTCTGCTAATCCTGATGCTTTAGCAGGAGTTGATGCTGATCGTGTTGCCGCTTTTCAAGCTGCTTCTGGCAAAGCATTGGTCAACTTAAGAAAAGCAACACAAGCGAATAAAGTCAGCTGGACAGTCGCTGCTGCTGCTGGCAAAGAATGGGCTGCTAAAGTTTTCCCTGACCTAACAGACAGCGAGTCTCAAGTAGACGCTCTTTGGGATGAAATCTTTAAAACAACTCGTGTGTATGAGGCAGATCCTGTTGCAGCCTGGAAAGCTCATGACAACAAACTAGCAACCAAAGCGGACGAATTAAATAAAGAACAATTTAGTGCTTTGCATTACACAGCTCCAGGCACTGACTTAGTGATTGGATTGCCGAAAAACCATTTGTGGGAAGGTGCTGGTAGCGATAACGTTCGTGGCGAAAAATTCATGGCCAACATGCCGACAGAAGAAGTCTTCACTGCACCTGATAGACGTCGTGTTGATGGTGTTGTTTCTAGTACTAAACCACTTAGTTATGCTGGAACAACGATTTCTGGTATGAAATTTACCTTTAAAGATGGAAAAGTCGTTGATTTTTCTGCTGAACAAGGTGAAGAAGTATTAGCGAAGTTACTTGAAACAGACGAAGGCGCACGTCATTTAGGCGAAGTTGCTTTAGTGCCAGATCCATCACCGATTTCTCAATCTGGCATCATTTTCTACAATACTTTATTTGATGAAAATGCCTCAAATCACTTAGCTTTTGGCTCAGCGTATGCTTTTAATCTACAAGGCGGAACTGAGATGAGTGAAGAAGAATTAAAAGAAGCAGGCTTAAACCGTAGTCATACACACGTTGATTTCATGGTTGGATCAGATCAAATGGATATTGACGGCATTAGAGAAGACGGCACACGTGTTCCGATTTTCCGTAATGGTGATTGGGCTTAA
- a CDS encoding helix-turn-helix domain-containing protein, giving the protein MEIKDNIRGYPNNSNLKYNRLGQMYFDDLLYVTKWTVQNHILHSETQFVYLEPEQFNFDSSTIESLKTGLNHNGFLPEYDEILSPYHRNKHLELYFVTKGSLRIKVQKDFYTLNTGSALFINSNTNHSDVISWEPLELYIIGFNENFFQDNTLQAIQNTKFRHFINQSFKVQYKDSEAWFIDTKDGGQFLRHYTELIRDELAVRTIGYADMVRIASLRILDGFSKETTTIVKDSGRNHKLLVFHEVTQYLEHYYGSASLTDLADYLKFSKSYFNRIIKEVSGKTYTDLLQEVRIEKAKEMLRKTDEPIMEIAQKVGYTNMTYFYELFKSMTGVTPKEYREKTI; this is encoded by the coding sequence ATGGAAATAAAGGATAATATCCGTGGGTATCCTAACAATTCAAATCTTAAGTATAATCGTTTGGGGCAAATGTATTTTGATGATCTGCTCTACGTTACAAAATGGACTGTACAAAATCATATCCTTCATAGTGAAACACAGTTTGTCTACTTAGAACCTGAACAATTTAATTTTGATAGTTCGACGATAGAATCTTTGAAAACAGGCCTCAATCATAACGGATTTCTTCCCGAATACGACGAAATACTAAGTCCGTATCACCGTAATAAACACCTAGAACTTTACTTTGTAACTAAGGGATCATTACGCATTAAGGTTCAAAAAGATTTTTATACGCTGAATACTGGTTCTGCCTTGTTTATTAATTCAAATACAAATCATAGTGATGTCATTTCATGGGAACCACTAGAGTTGTATATTATTGGCTTTAATGAAAATTTCTTTCAGGATAACACACTTCAGGCTATACAAAACACGAAGTTTCGTCATTTCATCAATCAGTCTTTCAAAGTGCAATATAAAGATAGCGAAGCGTGGTTTATCGATACTAAAGATGGCGGACAATTTTTAAGACACTACACAGAACTTATACGTGATGAGTTAGCGGTACGTACTATAGGATATGCTGACATGGTTCGAATTGCTAGCCTTCGTATACTGGACGGGTTCTCTAAAGAAACGACAACGATAGTCAAAGACTCAGGGAGAAACCATAAACTACTAGTATTTCATGAGGTAACTCAATATTTAGAACATTACTATGGTTCTGCCAGTTTGACTGATTTGGCTGATTATTTGAAATTTTCTAAATCCTATTTTAATCGCATAATTAAGGAAGTTTCTGGAAAAACTTATACGGATTTACTACAGGAGGTTCGCATCGAAAAAGCTAAGGAAATGTTACGGAAAACGGATGAGCCGATCATGGAAATTGCCCAGAAAGTCGGCTATACAAACATGACTTATTTTTATGAATTATTTAAATCAATGACGGGTGTTACACCAAAAGAGTATCGTGAAAAGACTATTTAG
- a CDS encoding uracil-DNA glycosylase, with the protein MHGHQLEGFLSGKGPKNAVLMLIGEAPGETEIKTNIPFSGRSGKKLDGWLAQAGLNREDIYITSAVRSRPFSIKQQRNKKTGLVETKYPNRTPNKAEVLAYAPLLDYEIQIIQPKILVPMGNTGLQRLLGNNFKISTYHGRLLHLPILTYSSETNQLTATSDTYTLFPIYHPAAVFYNQKLESTIEHDWSFLGSYLQNIDLS; encoded by the coding sequence ATGCACGGTCATCAGCTAGAAGGGTTTCTTTCTGGAAAAGGTCCTAAAAATGCAGTATTGATGTTAATCGGAGAAGCTCCTGGGGAAACTGAAATCAAAACGAACATTCCTTTTAGCGGTAGATCAGGAAAAAAACTAGATGGTTGGTTAGCACAAGCAGGATTAAACCGAGAGGATATCTACATCACTAGCGCAGTTAGAAGCAGACCTTTCAGTATCAAACAGCAACGCAATAAAAAAACTGGTCTCGTCGAAACAAAATACCCTAACCGAACACCTAATAAAGCGGAAGTATTGGCTTATGCACCATTATTAGATTACGAAATCCAAATAATCCAGCCTAAAATCCTTGTACCAATGGGCAATACTGGTCTGCAACGTCTTTTAGGGAATAATTTTAAGATTTCAACCTATCATGGACGATTGCTCCATTTACCAATTCTGACTTACTCAAGTGAGACAAATCAGCTTACTGCAACGAGTGATACCTACACACTGTTTCCAATCTATCATCCTGCAGCTGTTTTTTATAATCAAAAGCTTGAGTCTACTATTGAACACGATTGGTCATTTTTAGGGTCTTATTTGCAGAATATCGATCTGAGTTAA
- a CDS encoding PTS sugar transporter subunit IIC has translation MDGLTAWMEKYILPVAGKIGAQKHLVALRDAFIGTMPATMAGSIAVMINAIIRDLPQQFFSDYAANLAADKGIFAVINVIIGINGFVWNGTLAIAGLIFAFSWGYNLARAYKVNDLAGGIVGLATLIQGIAFAYSNTLETAVPKELMNTINENTATSGWSATAEGLTAGGWGWLKLDHLNGNAYFTVMIMGAISVIIFCKLMLANITIKMPDSVPPAVSKAFAAILPATIALYVIAIINFVVGKLTDGQLIIDLVQKYIAEPFLGLSQGLGAVLIVTIFVQIFWFFGIHGPNVLAPVLEGIWGQAQLINIDIFQKGYKGLTGTPAVLKAIDDGKAYMWVRGSFDAFAWFGGSGGTIVLIIAILLFSKRADYLTVGKLSLGPGIFNINEPIMFGLPIVLNAIMFVPFLVAPVVATTIGWLATYFGLVAPVSQQVTWVVPPILLSFLATGADWRAPIVTIVCMVVTFLIWTPFVIAANRMEPTDFE, from the coding sequence ATGGATGGATTAACAGCCTGGATGGAGAAATACATTCTACCTGTGGCCGGTAAAATTGGTGCGCAAAAACACTTAGTTGCACTACGTGATGCCTTTATCGGGACAATGCCGGCAACAATGGCAGGATCGATCGCCGTAATGATCAATGCGATTATTCGTGACTTGCCACAACAATTTTTCTCTGATTATGCAGCCAATCTTGCTGCAGATAAAGGGATCTTTGCAGTTATTAACGTTATTATTGGCATCAACGGATTTGTTTGGAATGGTACTTTGGCGATTGCCGGCTTGATTTTTGCTTTTTCTTGGGGCTATAATCTAGCAAGAGCATACAAAGTAAATGACTTAGCGGGTGGTATCGTTGGGTTGGCAACATTGATTCAAGGGATTGCGTTTGCTTATTCTAATACATTAGAAACAGCGGTTCCAAAAGAATTAATGAACACAATCAATGAAAACACTGCAACAAGTGGTTGGTCAGCAACAGCCGAAGGATTAACAGCTGGTGGTTGGGGTTGGTTAAAATTAGATCACTTAAATGGTAACGCATACTTCACCGTAATGATCATGGGTGCAATTTCTGTTATCATTTTCTGTAAATTAATGTTGGCGAATATCACAATCAAAATGCCTGATTCAGTTCCGCCAGCAGTATCAAAAGCGTTCGCAGCGATCTTGCCTGCAACGATCGCATTATATGTTATTGCAATTATCAACTTTGTAGTAGGTAAATTAACAGATGGACAATTGATCATCGATCTTGTTCAAAAATATATCGCGGAACCTTTCTTGGGACTATCTCAAGGTTTAGGTGCAGTATTGATCGTAACGATTTTCGTTCAAATTTTCTGGTTCTTCGGTATTCATGGTCCAAACGTATTGGCACCAGTTTTAGAAGGTATCTGGGGACAAGCACAATTAATCAATATCGATATTTTCCAAAAAGGCTACAAAGGCTTAACTGGTACGCCAGCTGTCTTGAAAGCCATTGATGATGGAAAAGCTTATATGTGGGTTCGTGGTTCATTTGATGCCTTTGCATGGTTTGGTGGTTCAGGTGGTACGATCGTCTTGATCATTGCTATCTTGCTATTCTCTAAACGTGCAGATTACCTAACTGTTGGTAAATTATCATTAGGACCTGGTATCTTCAACATCAACGAACCAATCATGTTTGGTTTACCGATCGTATTAAATGCAATCATGTTTGTACCATTCTTAGTAGCACCAGTTGTTGCAACAACAATCGGCTGGTTAGCAACGTACTTTGGATTAGTAGCGCCAGTATCACAACAAGTAACGTGGGTTGTACCGCCAATCTTGCTATCATTCTTAGCAACAGGAGCGGACTGGAGAGCGCCAATCGTAACGATCGTATGTATGGTCGTAACATTCCTGATCTGGACACCGTTTGTTATTGCGGCTAACAGAATGGAACCAACTGATTTTGAATAA
- a CDS encoding GNAT family N-acetyltransferase, which produces MEKEVRLMGEEKIDEIFDLAAYAFNAEPTEERKLRFKTMVAHSLNYGYFLGDTLTSQVISTPFKVAFHGTCYQMAGIGCVSSYPEYRGQGGISTIMKQLLTELAENKVELAYLAPFSYPFYRKYGFEQVFEQVSYTVKAVDWPNVNATPGQMKRVTYEKAKSVCQHIYSELPSNQRGAVIRDDWWFGYAFGLDGKNRFALYEDELGNPQGYLIYQSSAERFVIKEWGYVTNQAFQSLVRFIGSHNGSSREFYLETGFDGTNLSYLMSSPLVEMKITPFMMARIVDLASFLGKYPFTEGNKETYYLKVEDEYGLLNQGIWELQITEMGQSTVKKRDQIPESLTEEEVIISTIQVLTQLFMGYRTGSELYFYGKITGSEKLIQSLDQRLVKGKPILADYF; this is translated from the coding sequence GTGGAAAAAGAAGTACGTCTTATGGGTGAAGAAAAAATTGATGAGATATTTGATTTAGCAGCATATGCTTTTAATGCTGAGCCAACGGAAGAACGAAAATTACGTTTCAAGACCATGGTTGCTCATTCGTTGAATTATGGGTATTTTTTAGGAGATACTTTAACGAGTCAAGTGATTTCTACGCCATTTAAAGTAGCCTTCCATGGAACATGTTATCAAATGGCTGGCATTGGTTGCGTTTCGTCTTATCCTGAATATCGGGGACAAGGTGGTATTTCAACGATTATGAAACAGCTGTTAACAGAATTAGCTGAAAATAAGGTTGAACTTGCTTACTTAGCGCCATTTTCATATCCTTTTTATCGAAAATATGGTTTTGAGCAAGTATTTGAACAAGTTAGTTATACAGTTAAGGCGGTAGATTGGCCAAACGTGAACGCAACACCAGGACAGATGAAACGAGTGACTTATGAAAAAGCCAAAAGTGTCTGTCAGCATATTTATTCTGAGTTACCAAGCAATCAAAGAGGGGCAGTGATTCGGGATGATTGGTGGTTTGGTTACGCATTTGGTCTAGATGGTAAGAATCGATTTGCGCTCTACGAAGATGAGTTGGGAAATCCTCAGGGATATTTGATCTATCAATCTAGTGCAGAGCGTTTTGTTATTAAGGAGTGGGGCTATGTAACAAATCAAGCCTTTCAATCACTCGTTCGTTTTATTGGTTCGCATAATGGGTCATCACGAGAATTTTATTTAGAAACAGGGTTTGATGGCACAAATCTAAGCTATCTGATGTCATCTCCTTTAGTAGAAATGAAAATCACTCCTTTTATGATGGCCAGAATCGTTGATTTAGCCAGTTTTCTTGGTAAATATCCTTTTACAGAAGGGAATAAAGAAACGTATTATCTTAAAGTTGAAGATGAGTATGGTTTGTTGAACCAAGGAATATGGGAATTACAAATAACTGAAATGGGTCAGAGTACTGTCAAAAAGCGTGATCAAATTCCTGAATCATTGACAGAAGAGGAAGTGATTATCAGTACGATCCAAGTTTTGACGCAACTTTTTATGGGGTATCGTACCGGGAGTGAATTATATTTTTATGGAAAAATCACAGGATCAGAAAAGCTGATTCAATCATTGGATCAGCGCTTAGTAAAAGGTAAGCCGATTTTAGCAGATTACTTTTAA
- a CDS encoding DUF3284 domain-containing protein → MEIIKKMNIPASVFYDQVMDSVLFDIRKHTGKSLTRKQLNNFEYVKQFSKNSRARIKVEKLVENTSYHFRTSTTKNDFLVQYDIKPLDEKSCEIRYNEKMESYGFLQKMNDAVLGTILMFFKKRQFTKMLKMMEESY, encoded by the coding sequence ATGGAAATTATAAAAAAAATGAATATTCCAGCATCTGTTTTTTATGACCAAGTCATGGATTCTGTTTTGTTTGATATACGAAAGCATACGGGCAAAAGTTTAACAAGAAAACAACTAAACAACTTTGAATATGTTAAGCAATTTTCAAAAAATAGCCGAGCGCGGATCAAAGTAGAAAAACTTGTTGAAAATACATCTTACCATTTTCGCACATCAACAACGAAAAATGATTTCTTGGTTCAATATGATATCAAACCATTAGATGAAAAATCGTGTGAGATTCGTTATAACGAGAAAATGGAATCATATGGATTTTTACAAAAAATGAATGATGCCGTACTGGGTACGATCCTGATGTTTTTTAAAAAGCGTCAGTTTACTAAAATGTTAAAAATGATGGAAGAATCATATTGA
- a CDS encoding PTS lactose/cellobiose transporter subunit IIA: MEDQQNLEAVMGLIMYGGNAKSDAMEAIAAAKAGDFDLADQKIVDAEESLVQAHHSQTGMLTQEAQGNHIQVTLLTVHSQDHLMTSIAFTDLAKEIIDLYRRMDNE, from the coding sequence GTGGAAGATCAACAAAATTTAGAAGCAGTAATGGGATTGATCATGTATGGAGGCAATGCTAAAAGCGATGCAATGGAAGCGATTGCGGCTGCCAAAGCAGGAGATTTTGACTTAGCAGATCAAAAAATTGTTGATGCAGAGGAATCTTTAGTCCAAGCACATCATTCTCAAACGGGTATGTTAACACAAGAAGCACAAGGAAATCATATCCAAGTGACGTTACTGACAGTTCATAGTCAGGATCATTTAATGACATCGATTGCATTTACAGATTTAGCAAAAGAAATCATTGATCTGTATCGTCGTATGGACAACGAATAA
- a CDS encoding PTS sugar transporter subunit IIC, with product MNGLTAWMERYILPIAAKIGAEKHLVALRDAFIGMMPVTMAGAIAVLLNAFMRDFPNTYLGEGNAITSFFTPVIAINGLVWTGTLAIMAVVFAASLGYNVARAYDVDALSGMLVSLAAFFIGLPQSATATVTLAEKLPKNIAQLFTDAGATVNTVDGVSAVDAGAWGYFPFSKYMGGTGLFTAMIFGFISVIIFAKLIKKNIVIKMPDSVPPAVSKAFAAIIPGVTALYVSGLIYHVFEQLTGKLLIDWISESIQTPLLGLSQGYGAVLLIVLLVHVLWFFGLHGTNIMSPVLQSIYGVAMVDNTNAYQQGQEIPYKWVAGSFEAFVWPGGAGVTLVLIISILLLSKRADYKTVGKLGIGPGLFNINEPVMFGMPVVLNPIMLIPFILAPIATATIAYFATMAGLVNPVVVNVIWVMPTIISGFLATAGDWRAIVLTIVNLAVAFVIWAPFVIAANKMDPNLGEPEE from the coding sequence ATGAATGGATTAACTGCGTGGATGGAAAGGTATATTTTACCTATAGCTGCGAAGATTGGAGCGGAAAAACATTTAGTGGCATTAAGGGATGCCTTTATTGGTATGATGCCAGTTACGATGGCTGGGGCGATTGCTGTCTTATTAAATGCATTTATGCGTGATTTTCCTAATACGTATTTAGGAGAAGGCAATGCAATCACCAGCTTCTTTACACCCGTGATTGCGATAAATGGATTGGTTTGGACGGGAACGCTAGCAATCATGGCTGTTGTGTTTGCCGCATCTTTGGGTTATAACGTGGCAAGAGCTTACGATGTCGATGCATTATCAGGTATGCTAGTCTCATTAGCTGCTTTTTTCATTGGCTTGCCACAAAGTGCAACAGCGACTGTTACCTTGGCCGAAAAATTACCAAAAAATATTGCGCAACTATTTACGGATGCTGGTGCGACGGTTAATACAGTTGATGGTGTTTCGGCAGTTGATGCTGGTGCTTGGGGGTATTTCCCGTTTAGTAAATATATGGGGGGGACAGGCTTATTTACAGCAATGATTTTTGGGTTTATTTCTGTTATTATTTTTGCTAAATTGATAAAGAAAAATATTGTTATTAAGATGCCTGATTCAGTGCCGCCGGCAGTTTCAAAAGCATTTGCTGCGATTATTCCTGGTGTAACTGCTTTATATGTTTCAGGTTTGATTTATCATGTATTTGAACAATTAACAGGAAAATTATTGATCGACTGGATCTCTGAATCCATTCAAACGCCATTGCTTGGTTTGTCTCAGGGTTACGGAGCTGTCCTTTTAATTGTGTTGTTAGTGCATGTTTTGTGGTTCTTCGGACTTCATGGGACGAATATCATGTCACCGGTTTTACAATCGATTTATGGTGTTGCGATGGTTGATAACACCAATGCTTATCAACAAGGACAAGAAATCCCTTATAAATGGGTTGCGGGTTCCTTTGAAGCATTTGTTTGGCCTGGTGGAGCGGGTGTGACACTGGTCTTGATTATTTCAATCCTGCTTTTATCTAAACGGGCGGATTATAAAACGGTCGGCAAACTTGGCATAGGACCGGGACTATTCAATATTAATGAACCAGTGATGTTTGGGATGCCAGTTGTATTGAATCCGATTATGCTGATCCCATTCATCTTAGCACCGATAGCAACAGCTACGATCGCTTATTTTGCAACAATGGCTGGATTAGTGAACCCTGTTGTTGTAAATGTGATTTGGGTAATGCCGACGATTATTAGCGGGTTCTTAGCAACAGCGGGTGATTGGCGAGCAATTGTTTTAACGATCGTCAATTTGGCTGTGGCATTTGTGATTTGGGCTCCATTTGTTATTGCAGCAAATAAAATGGACCCAAATCTAGGTGAGCCAGAAGAATAA
- a CDS encoding glycoside hydrolase family 3 C-terminal domain-containing protein, which translates to MTYEIDYRALVGKMTLEEKASLMSGENFWYSQSLPQHGIPAIMLTDGPHGLRKQIGDADHLGINGSVPATCFPTAATIANSWDVDLIREMGVVLGTEAAAESISVVLGPGMNIKRDPLSGRNFEYFSEDPYLSGKLSSALIRGMQEKGIAACAKHFAVNSQEYLRMTIDEIVDKRALHELYLESFRMAVQEGKVISMMTSYNKVNGIYTNENDYLLNTVLKKTWGFDGLIVTDWGGNNDRVAGLKAGNQLEMPSTIGVTDLEIVNAVRSGDLEESLLDTRVLELLKVVNKIKPLPAEAADMEAHHEKAVDIASQSMVLLKNKDNCLPLNPKTKVTVIGDFAETPRYQGAGSSSINAYKLDNLLNALDETDIEVVAYAKGFERYGNTKKAVYDKALQAAGQADTLLVFLGLDESYESEGVDRSHLDLPQDQITLINQLTKLNKKIIVLLAGGAVMSLPFINESDACIHTYLAGQGGGKALAKILTGEVNPSGKLSETYPLSYEDVSSAGYFPGKEAISEHRESIFIGYRYFDTKKIPVQFEFGFGLSYTSFTYNHVMFEDNHITLEVTNTGAVGGSDVVQVYVHKKDSPLMRADQELKGFAKVPLQAHEKKRVTIELSDHAFHFYNVETESWAIEEGAYEIRVGSSSRTIHQVIEVTKNGIQAPVTMCNIPKSYKELDIHNISDSDFEALVGYKLPDSNWDRKAPVNLNTSIVETATKGVVGKFVNWIILRMYKNKMKKGEPHAANAILLVQSMPFRTLSRMTGGSINEEMLAGMMMAVDGHFFKGTTKVIKNIPSKKSK; encoded by the coding sequence ATGACATATGAAATTGATTATCGTGCACTTGTTGGAAAAATGACACTTGAGGAAAAAGCATCCCTTATGTCAGGAGAAAATTTTTGGTATTCACAGAGTTTGCCACAACATGGCATCCCAGCGATTATGCTCACAGATGGTCCCCATGGGCTGCGTAAGCAAATTGGTGATGCTGATCACTTAGGGATTAATGGAAGTGTTCCAGCAACATGTTTCCCTACTGCAGCGACTATCGCAAATAGCTGGGATGTTGATCTCATTCGTGAGATGGGAGTAGTGCTTGGTACAGAAGCTGCAGCAGAATCTATTAGTGTTGTTTTAGGACCTGGTATGAATATCAAACGTGATCCATTATCTGGGCGTAACTTCGAATATTTTTCAGAGGACCCTTACCTATCTGGTAAACTCTCATCTGCACTGATTCGAGGTATGCAAGAGAAAGGTATTGCGGCGTGTGCGAAACACTTTGCTGTTAACTCTCAAGAGTACTTACGAATGACGATTGATGAAATTGTTGATAAACGTGCATTACATGAACTTTACCTTGAATCTTTTAGAATGGCTGTCCAAGAGGGAAAGGTAATTTCGATGATGACCTCTTATAATAAAGTCAATGGCATATACACCAATGAGAACGATTATCTTTTAAATACAGTACTCAAAAAAACATGGGGCTTTGATGGCTTAATTGTCACAGACTGGGGCGGCAATAATGACCGCGTTGCTGGTTTAAAGGCTGGTAACCAACTTGAAATGCCTTCAACCATTGGTGTTACCGATTTAGAAATCGTAAACGCTGTCCGTTCTGGAGATCTTGAAGAATCGTTACTTGACACCCGTGTTTTAGAGCTCTTAAAAGTTGTGAATAAAATTAAGCCCTTACCTGCTGAGGCTGCCGATATGGAAGCACATCACGAAAAAGCTGTCGACATTGCAAGTCAGTCGATGGTTCTATTAAAGAACAAAGATAATTGTTTACCTTTAAATCCTAAAACGAAAGTCACAGTGATTGGCGATTTTGCAGAAACACCTCGTTATCAAGGGGCTGGTAGTTCGTCAATCAATGCTTACAAGCTGGATAATCTTTTAAATGCCTTAGATGAAACAGATATTGAGGTCGTGGCTTATGCAAAAGGCTTCGAGCGTTACGGTAATACAAAAAAAGCTGTCTATGATAAAGCTTTACAAGCTGCTGGGCAAGCAGATACGCTCCTAGTCTTTCTGGGGTTAGATGAAAGCTATGAGTCAGAAGGGGTAGATCGCAGTCACCTCGATTTACCACAAGACCAAATTACACTCATCAATCAGTTAACCAAACTCAATAAAAAAATAATCGTATTGCTTGCCGGTGGAGCTGTCATGAGTTTACCATTCATCAATGAAAGTGATGCTTGTATCCATACCTATCTTGCTGGACAAGGTGGTGGTAAAGCCCTTGCGAAAATCTTAACGGGTGAAGTGAACCCTTCTGGAAAACTATCCGAGACTTACCCGTTATCATACGAAGATGTCTCATCGGCTGGTTACTTTCCTGGTAAAGAAGCTATATCAGAACATCGTGAAAGTATTTTTATAGGATATCGCTATTTTGATACGAAAAAAATACCCGTTCAATTTGAATTTGGTTTCGGTTTATCGTATACAAGCTTCACCTACAATCATGTTATGTTTGAAGATAATCATATAACTTTAGAAGTTACCAATACGGGGGCTGTAGGTGGGAGTGACGTCGTACAAGTCTATGTACATAAAAAAGACTCACCATTAATGCGAGCAGATCAAGAATTGAAAGGCTTTGCGAAAGTTCCTTTGCAAGCGCATGAAAAAAAACGTGTAACCATTGAGCTTTCTGACCACGCCTTCCATTTTTACAATGTAGAAACAGAAAGCTGGGCCATTGAAGAAGGGGCTTATGAAATTCGTGTAGGCAGCAGTTCGCGCACCATTCATCAAGTCATAGAAGTGACTAAAAATGGGATTCAAGCACCTGTAACAATGTGCAATATTCCTAAAAGCTATAAAGAGCTCGATATCCATAATATCTCAGACAGTGATTTTGAAGCTTTAGTCGGCTATAAATTACCAGATTCAAATTGGGATCGTAAAGCTCCAGTCAATTTGAATACAAGTATCGTAGAGACAGCCACTAAGGGAGTTGTCGGTAAGTTTGTTAATTGGATAATTCTTCGCATGTATAAGAATAAAATGAAAAAAGGAGAGCCTCATGCGGCGAATGCCATTTTATTGGTACAAAGCATGCCTTTCCGTACATTATCCCGTATGACAGGTGGATCGATTAATGAAGAAATGTTAGCTGGCATGATGATGGCGGTGGATGGTCATTTCTTTAAAGGTACAACAAAAGTTATCAAAAATATACCATCGAAAAAATCAAAGTAA
- a CDS encoding DUF3188 domain-containing protein, with protein sequence MVRNGLFVCSIGLIIILYALNPASMQYDLLSMTTGIFLVVVGGYFFFKGRKKEEQNKKENNEVKR encoded by the coding sequence ATGGTAAGAAACGGTTTATTTGTATGTAGTATCGGCTTAATTATAATTTTATATGCGCTGAATCCTGCATCGATGCAATATGATTTGTTAAGTATGACTACAGGTATTTTCTTAGTGGTTGTTGGAGGGTACTTTTTCTTCAAAGGCAGAAAGAAAGAAGAACAAAATAAGAAAGAGAATAACGAGGTGAAAAGATAA